The following proteins are encoded in a genomic region of Notolabrus celidotus isolate fNotCel1 chromosome 19, fNotCel1.pri, whole genome shotgun sequence:
- the ccdc62 gene encoding coiled-coil domain-containing protein 62 isoform X1, with protein MDEKTRLSPSHGRGCVKESACFPWSNDASADFWHSTPVKQNNGGASRDAGRPSDLSSIKMDPTTKQWGKTTPPTHADILSHRSLQEAEFPGSDLSSSTIQRQRRELQLLMAELKDRDRELNTMAASHRKQLHAWEQDRQRVLALEQRCARLDDELQKRNEVIRVLTKRVWVVETGEEEVQKELRAARQQLLELEQKEQHVSQRCEDFEEKNQSLNSSVMSLSSQLGSLQVREEELSSMLKLKDKDVSEASGQIVELTGRLRDLETSLTESRSRENKVLRDSEENKRRYRETRHENTHLKEELQQQVTQSSTQREEMIRLKQELQLLRRDLALSGEGDSWRDELLELSRSKQERTMSELRCLRQVCENQRNDLQLLQLNLESARETLREKTGQAVPASQEEFGCSCVENSPSLRGRSFRLSHDGANQPAANQQRTANIDQRVFSARWMDGDDPLSSRSLQQLLDESRQVIQASSERTTTDPLYSPHHHHHQTSPTHKVGDTPPKSCPRHTAGRDMWRS; from the exons ATGGACGAAAAGACAAGACTGTCCCCTTCACATGGACGAGGTTGTGTGAAAGAGTCAGCCTGTTTCCCCTGGTCTAATG ATGCATCAGCTGATTTCTGGCACAGCACGCCAGTTAAACAG AATAATGGTGGTGCTTCAAGGGATGCTGGACGACCCTCTGATTTAAGCAGCATTAAGATGGACCCCACAACAAAACAGTGGGGTAAAACTACACCTCCCACCCACGCAGACATCCTCAGCCACCGCAGTTTACAGGAGGCAGAG TTTCCAGGGAGCGACCTGAGCAGCTCAACCAtccagaggcagaggagggagctgcagctgctgatggCTGAGCTGAAGGACCGGGACAGGGAGCTGAACACCATGGCGGCCTCCCATCGGAAGCAGCTTCACGCCTGGGAACAAGACCGCCAGAGGGTGCTGGCTTTGGAGCAAAGGTGTGCACGCCTGGACG ACGAGTTGCAGAAGCGTAACGAGGTGATCAGAGTTCTGACTAAACGAGTGTGGGTGGTGGAAACGGGCGAGGAGGAGGTCCAGAAGGAGCTCAGGGCGGCCCGACAGCAGCTGCTTGAGCTGGAACAGAAAGAGCAGCACGTCAGCCAGAGATGTGAAGACTTTGAG GAGAAGAACCAGAGTCTGAACTCCTCCGTCatgtctctgtcctctcagctcggctctctgcaggtcagagAGGAAGAGCTGAGCTCTATGCTCAAACTCAAG GACAAAGATGTTTCCGAGGCGTCGGGTCAGATCGTGGAGCTCACAGGGCGACTCAGAGACCTGGAGACGTCGCTGACAGAGAGTCGCTCACGTGAGAACAAAGTGCTgagagactcagaggagaacaaacgCCGCTACAGGGAGACTCGACATGAGAACACACACCTTAAAG aggagctgcagcagcaggtgacaCAGAGCAGCACTCAGAGGGAGGAGATGATCCGACTCAAACAGGAGCTCCAGCTGCTCCGCCGAGACCTGGCTCTGTCAG GAGAGGGAGACAGCTGGAGAGACGAGCTGCTGGAGCTCTCTCGCTCCAAACAGGAACGCACCATGTCTGAGCTGCGCTGCCTCCGTCAG gtgTGTGAGAATCAGAGGAATgatctgcagctcctccagttGAACCTGGAGAGTGCCCGAGAAACCCTGAGGGAGAAGACCGGTCAGGCCGTACCTGCAAG TCAGGAGGAGTTCGGATGCAGTTGTGTGGAGAACTCGCCATCACTCAGAGGGAGGAGCTTCAGACTTTCACACGACGGAGCCAATCAGCCCGCAGCAAACCAGCAGAGAACAGCCAACATCGACCAGAGAGTCTTCTCAGCACGCTGGATGGAT GGTGATGATCCTCTCTCCAGCcgctctctgcagcagctcttaGATGAATCCAGGCAGGTCATCCAGGCCAGTTCAGAGCGTACCACCACTGACCCCCTTTACTCCcctcatcaccatcaccatcaaaCCTCCCCTACACACAAG GTCGGAGACACTCCACCCAAATCCTGCCCTCGACACACTGCCGGCAGAGACATGTGGAGGAGCTGA
- the ccdc62 gene encoding coiled-coil domain-containing protein 62 isoform X2, with the protein MDEKTRLSPSHGRGCVKESACFPWSNDASADFWHSTPVKQNNGGASRDAGRPSDLSSIKMDPTTKQWGKTTPPTHADILSHRSLQEAEFPGSDLSSSTIQRQRRELQLLMAELKDRDRELNTMAASHRKQLHAWEQDRQRVLALEQRCARLDDELQKRNEVIRVLTKRVWVVETGEEEVQKELRAARQQLLELEQKEQHVSQRCEDFEEKNQSLNSSVMSLSSQLGSLQVREEELSSMLKLKDKDVSEASGQIVELTGRLRDLETSLTESRSRENKVLRDSEENKRRYRETRHENTHLKEELQQQVTQSSTQREEMIRLKQELQLLRRDLALSGEGDSWRDELLELSRSKQERTMSELRCLRQVCENQRNDLQLLQLNLESARETLREKTGQAVPASQEEFGCSCVENSPSLRGRSFRLSHDGANQPAANQQRTANIDQRVFSARWMDVRLHIMISSYNKYIRD; encoded by the exons ATGGACGAAAAGACAAGACTGTCCCCTTCACATGGACGAGGTTGTGTGAAAGAGTCAGCCTGTTTCCCCTGGTCTAATG ATGCATCAGCTGATTTCTGGCACAGCACGCCAGTTAAACAG AATAATGGTGGTGCTTCAAGGGATGCTGGACGACCCTCTGATTTAAGCAGCATTAAGATGGACCCCACAACAAAACAGTGGGGTAAAACTACACCTCCCACCCACGCAGACATCCTCAGCCACCGCAGTTTACAGGAGGCAGAG TTTCCAGGGAGCGACCTGAGCAGCTCAACCAtccagaggcagaggagggagctgcagctgctgatggCTGAGCTGAAGGACCGGGACAGGGAGCTGAACACCATGGCGGCCTCCCATCGGAAGCAGCTTCACGCCTGGGAACAAGACCGCCAGAGGGTGCTGGCTTTGGAGCAAAGGTGTGCACGCCTGGACG ACGAGTTGCAGAAGCGTAACGAGGTGATCAGAGTTCTGACTAAACGAGTGTGGGTGGTGGAAACGGGCGAGGAGGAGGTCCAGAAGGAGCTCAGGGCGGCCCGACAGCAGCTGCTTGAGCTGGAACAGAAAGAGCAGCACGTCAGCCAGAGATGTGAAGACTTTGAG GAGAAGAACCAGAGTCTGAACTCCTCCGTCatgtctctgtcctctcagctcggctctctgcaggtcagagAGGAAGAGCTGAGCTCTATGCTCAAACTCAAG GACAAAGATGTTTCCGAGGCGTCGGGTCAGATCGTGGAGCTCACAGGGCGACTCAGAGACCTGGAGACGTCGCTGACAGAGAGTCGCTCACGTGAGAACAAAGTGCTgagagactcagaggagaacaaacgCCGCTACAGGGAGACTCGACATGAGAACACACACCTTAAAG aggagctgcagcagcaggtgacaCAGAGCAGCACTCAGAGGGAGGAGATGATCCGACTCAAACAGGAGCTCCAGCTGCTCCGCCGAGACCTGGCTCTGTCAG GAGAGGGAGACAGCTGGAGAGACGAGCTGCTGGAGCTCTCTCGCTCCAAACAGGAACGCACCATGTCTGAGCTGCGCTGCCTCCGTCAG gtgTGTGAGAATCAGAGGAATgatctgcagctcctccagttGAACCTGGAGAGTGCCCGAGAAACCCTGAGGGAGAAGACCGGTCAGGCCGTACCTGCAAG TCAGGAGGAGTTCGGATGCAGTTGTGTGGAGAACTCGCCATCACTCAGAGGGAGGAGCTTCAGACTTTCACACGACGGAGCCAATCAGCCCGCAGCAAACCAGCAGAGAACAGCCAACATCGACCAGAGAGTCTTCTCAGCACGCTGGATGGATGTACGACTTCATATCATGATCAGCTCTTATAATAAATACATCAGAGATTAG